From Pseudarthrobacter equi, a single genomic window includes:
- a CDS encoding aminotransferase class V-fold PLP-dependent enzyme encodes MTTAVDSPITAIAAENVPDERLAAAGRPLSAVTGAEILAPLISGGHVRYANLDYGASAPALTVVSAYLNEILPFYASVHRGAGYASQISTSVYENARNIVREFVGGRPDDSVIFTRNTTDSLNLLAGCLPTTDGRPAGDVLYLDIEHHANLLPWQGVPHRSIVAADTIAGTIDSVRAELEQGGVSLLAVTGASNVTGEILPIRELAALAHRYGARIVVDAAQLAPHRRVDISADDVDYLAFSGHKLYAPFGAGVLVGRPDWLDAGTPHLAGGGAVKEARLDGVSWATGPARHEGGSPNVLGAATLARATQVIAGLDQDRWHAHESAIRSYLVEGLQAIDGVTVHQIFKDTDPDKDTIGVVNFSVAGYDAGLVAAYLSAEHGVGLRDGRFCAHPLLKRLGLPSGSLRASFGVGSRLEDAQRLLAGIEKLRRDGLGWDYVVDAGRWVPANDTRTYPHWAPNTPGTAGAAPCLDD; translated from the coding sequence ATGACTACTGCCGTCGACTCCCCCATTACCGCCATCGCGGCCGAAAACGTCCCTGACGAACGCCTGGCCGCCGCCGGACGTCCGCTTTCAGCGGTTACCGGCGCTGAAATCCTGGCCCCGTTGATCTCAGGTGGCCACGTCCGCTACGCCAACCTCGACTACGGGGCGTCCGCCCCGGCCCTGACCGTGGTGTCGGCCTACCTCAACGAGATCCTGCCGTTCTACGCCAGCGTCCACCGCGGCGCCGGCTACGCTTCGCAGATCAGCACGTCCGTTTACGAGAACGCGCGCAACATCGTCCGCGAGTTCGTCGGCGGACGCCCCGACGATTCCGTCATCTTCACCAGGAACACCACCGATTCCCTTAACCTCCTGGCAGGTTGCCTGCCCACCACGGACGGGCGCCCCGCAGGGGATGTCCTCTACCTGGACATCGAACACCATGCCAACCTGCTGCCGTGGCAGGGTGTCCCCCACCGGAGCATCGTTGCGGCCGACACGATCGCCGGGACCATCGATTCGGTGCGCGCCGAGCTTGAGCAGGGCGGCGTCAGCCTGCTGGCCGTCACCGGCGCCTCCAACGTCACCGGCGAAATCCTTCCCATCCGTGAGCTCGCCGCCCTCGCCCACCGGTACGGTGCCCGCATCGTGGTGGACGCGGCCCAGCTGGCGCCGCACCGCCGCGTCGACATCAGCGCCGACGACGTCGACTACCTTGCCTTCTCCGGGCACAAGCTCTACGCACCCTTTGGCGCCGGCGTCCTGGTGGGCCGCCCGGACTGGCTCGACGCTGGTACCCCGCACCTTGCCGGCGGCGGCGCCGTCAAGGAAGCAAGGCTCGACGGCGTCAGCTGGGCCACTGGCCCGGCCCGCCATGAGGGCGGCTCCCCGAACGTGCTGGGCGCCGCTACCCTGGCGCGGGCAACACAGGTTATCGCGGGCCTGGACCAGGACCGCTGGCACGCCCACGAGTCGGCCATCCGTTCCTACCTGGTGGAAGGCCTGCAGGCGATCGACGGCGTCACGGTGCACCAGATCTTCAAGGACACCGATCCTGACAAAGACACCATCGGGGTAGTGAACTTCTCGGTGGCGGGTTACGACGCCGGCCTGGTAGCCGCGTACCTGTCCGCCGAGCACGGTGTGGGACTCCGTGATGGCCGTTTCTGCGCCCACCCGCTGCTGAAGCGCCTCGGCCTGCCATCGGGATCGCTGCGGGCAAGCTTCGGAGTCGGCTCCCGGCTCGAAGATGCCCAGCGGCTCCTCGCAGGCATTGAAAAGCTCCGCCGGGACGGGCTCGGCTGGGACTACGTAGTGGATGCCGGACGATGGGTGCCGGCCAACGACACCAGGACCTACCCCCACTGGGCACCGAACACCCCGGGAACTGCCGGCGCAGCTCCCTGCCTCGACGACTGA
- a CDS encoding 50S ribosomal protein bL37 codes for MSKRARKRRDRKRGGANHGKRPNT; via the coding sequence ATGAGCAAGCGTGCACGCAAGCGTCGTGACCGTAAGCGTGGCGGCGCGAACCACGGGAAGCGCCCCAACACCTAG
- a CDS encoding DoxX family protein, translating into MSFVRTLARPMLASSFVIAGLDKLKNADDTAQQLSPLLRKAAASLPFQTDEKTLARVIGGTQVGAGVLFGLGKFSRLSATVLTVVSLLNTFVEWRSADISSKEGREARRGQLLKNLSLSGGALLASVDTAGRPGLAWRAEHLAADARKGAAHLAADARKTTNKKLTKADKAVRRAVEQATGA; encoded by the coding sequence ATGTCCTTTGTCCGCACGCTCGCCCGCCCCATGCTGGCTTCCAGCTTCGTCATTGCAGGATTGGACAAGCTCAAGAACGCCGACGACACTGCCCAGCAGTTGTCACCCCTGCTCCGCAAGGCGGCGGCGTCCCTGCCCTTCCAAACGGACGAGAAGACGCTCGCCCGGGTCATCGGAGGAACCCAGGTAGGCGCGGGAGTGCTCTTCGGACTGGGCAAGTTCTCCCGGCTTTCCGCCACCGTCCTGACGGTGGTCTCGCTGCTTAACACGTTCGTTGAATGGCGCAGCGCGGACATCAGCAGCAAGGAAGGCCGCGAAGCGCGCCGGGGCCAGCTGCTCAAGAACCTGTCGCTCAGCGGCGGCGCACTGCTGGCTTCCGTTGACACCGCAGGCAGGCCCGGACTGGCGTGGCGCGCGGAACACCTGGCTGCCGACGCCCGCAAGGGTGCCGCCCACCTCGCCGCGGATGCGCGCAAGACCACGAACAAGAAGCTGACCAAGGCCGACAAGGCCGTGCGCCGCGCCGTGGAGCAGGCTACGGGGGCCTAA
- a CDS encoding PadR family transcriptional regulator has protein sequence MPPVFAHGALRLYLLALLESGPKHGYELIKALKDRFGGTYSPSAGTIYPRLGKLEEEGLVSTETAGRRTNYRITESGLAELNSRRDELAGVENEISASVRRLADSLREDIRSNMRGLRADLAATAEAARATATAAEFRGRSGRTPAEGNRALKEAEMMLQAFRDDLRRELRLKAGKEPLSPVALETVRTVLEQARIAVLNSLAR, from the coding sequence ATGCCCCCGGTATTCGCGCATGGCGCCCTCCGCCTGTATCTCCTTGCGCTCCTGGAGTCGGGGCCGAAACACGGCTACGAGCTCATCAAGGCCCTAAAGGACAGGTTTGGCGGCACCTACTCCCCCAGCGCGGGCACCATCTACCCTCGCCTCGGCAAGCTTGAGGAGGAAGGGCTGGTATCCACTGAAACCGCCGGCAGGAGGACCAATTACCGCATCACCGAGTCCGGCCTGGCGGAGCTGAACAGCCGCCGCGACGAACTGGCCGGGGTGGAGAACGAGATCTCGGCCTCCGTACGCCGGCTGGCGGACAGCCTTCGGGAAGACATCCGAAGCAACATGCGCGGCCTCCGCGCGGACCTCGCAGCCACGGCAGAGGCAGCCCGCGCCACCGCAACCGCTGCTGAGTTCAGGGGCAGGAGCGGACGGACGCCGGCCGAGGGAAACCGGGCACTGAAGGAAGCGGAAATGATGCTGCAGGCATTCCGCGACGACCTCCGGCGGGAGCTGCGGCTGAAGGCGGGCAAGGAGCCGCTGAGCCCGGTGGCATTGGAGACGGTCCGCACTGTCCTGGAACAAGCCAGGATCGCCGTCCTGAACTCCCTGGCGCGCTAG
- a CDS encoding metal-dependent transcriptional regulator: MKTSAPSSSIEDYVKVVYSFTEWQDKPITSSQLAQRLGVANSSVSEMVRKLKDQGLVDHKPYSAITLTDAGLRLALSMVRRHRLIETYLVQQLGYSWDEVHDEAELLEHAVSDTFIERVSAQLGHPDRDPHGDPIPTADGKVHMPVARLLGELDEGHTGRITRISDDNPELLRYLAAEEIDLDSEVEILGRRPFGGALIVRISSAGRTREFDLADEVTSALWVHTGRPHEGCILAES, encoded by the coding sequence GTGAAGACCAGCGCGCCCTCCTCCTCCATTGAGGACTACGTCAAGGTGGTCTATTCGTTCACTGAATGGCAGGACAAGCCCATCACGTCCTCGCAGCTGGCGCAGCGCCTGGGAGTGGCAAATTCCTCAGTTTCGGAGATGGTCCGCAAGCTGAAGGACCAGGGGCTGGTGGACCACAAGCCCTACAGCGCAATTACCCTCACGGATGCCGGGCTCCGGCTTGCGCTGTCCATGGTGCGCCGCCACCGGCTCATCGAAACGTACCTTGTCCAGCAGCTGGGCTACAGCTGGGATGAAGTCCACGACGAAGCCGAACTGCTGGAACACGCTGTCTCAGACACCTTTATCGAACGGGTGTCAGCGCAACTGGGCCACCCGGACCGCGACCCGCACGGTGATCCCATTCCCACGGCCGACGGCAAGGTCCACATGCCCGTTGCCCGCCTCCTCGGCGAACTCGACGAGGGCCACACCGGCCGGATCACCCGTATCAGCGATGACAACCCTGAGCTGCTGCGCTACCTCGCGGCCGAAGAGATCGACCTTGATTCCGAGGTTGAAATCCTGGGACGGCGGCCCTTCGGCGGTGCACTCATCGTGCGGATCAGCAGTGCCGGCCGGACCAGGGAATTCGATCTCGCGGACGAGGTCACCTCCGCGCTGTGGGTGCACACCGGCCGCCCCCACGAGGGTTGCATCCTGGCGGAGTCCTGA
- a CDS encoding class I SAM-dependent methyltransferase, whose amino-acid sequence MVRGGPKLDHGRRRELGQSFQDGGKHYDRVRPGYPAESAQWLVPAGAHDALDVGAGTGKFTDLLLALGLSVTAVDPSADMLAQLSGQYPAVAALRGTAEATGLEDSSFDVVSVAQAWHWCDALAASTELARVLRPQGTLGLVWNQLDTSVPWVHRLSRIMHAGDVYKPGQRPLVGPEFEGLEGHVTRWQDPVTPADLMELTKSRSYYLRANEQTRAKVLANLTWYLHEHLGHAEGEELSLPYLTLSWRAVRA is encoded by the coding sequence GTGGTTCGGGGTGGGCCCAAACTCGATCACGGGCGGCGCCGTGAGCTCGGCCAGAGCTTCCAGGACGGCGGCAAGCACTATGACAGGGTCCGTCCGGGGTACCCGGCGGAATCCGCGCAGTGGCTGGTGCCCGCGGGCGCCCATGATGCGCTCGACGTCGGTGCCGGGACGGGAAAATTTACCGACCTGCTGCTGGCGCTGGGATTGTCCGTAACCGCCGTCGACCCGTCCGCGGACATGCTCGCGCAACTGTCCGGCCAATACCCGGCCGTTGCAGCCCTGCGCGGCACTGCCGAGGCCACCGGGCTCGAGGACTCAAGTTTCGACGTCGTCAGCGTTGCCCAGGCCTGGCACTGGTGCGACGCCCTCGCGGCCAGCACGGAACTGGCCAGGGTCCTCCGCCCGCAGGGAACGCTGGGACTGGTGTGGAACCAGCTGGACACCTCAGTGCCGTGGGTGCACCGGCTTTCCCGCATCATGCATGCCGGGGACGTCTACAAGCCCGGACAGCGGCCGCTGGTAGGCCCCGAATTCGAGGGCCTCGAAGGTCACGTGACCCGTTGGCAGGATCCTGTCACGCCGGCCGACCTGATGGAACTGACCAAATCCCGGAGCTATTACCTGCGGGCCAATGAACAGACCCGTGCCAAGGTCCTGGCCAACCTCACCTGGTACCTCCACGAACATCTGGGGCACGCCGAGGGTGAAGAACTCAGCCTGCCGTACCTGACGTTGTCCTGGCGCGCCGTCCGCGCGTGA
- the rsgA gene encoding ribosome small subunit-dependent GTPase A: MPRRTDSWDESDVRIRPNKKGTRPRTKDRPSHDDAVTGRIITVDRGRYTAVVDEDSGDERTVIAARARELRRNPVVAGDFVSLVGDVSGDPNTLARLVKIQDRTTLLRRSADDTDPIERAVVANADQLVVVVAAANPEPRTGFIDRALVAAYDAGIEPILLVTKADVKDPGEFLANYTHLDFPVIISRTADLEASGIDARSDDGLSARLDSDAVAGLRAHLGGKVTVMLGHSGVGKSTMVNALTGAERATGGVNAVTGRGRHTSSSALALRLADAPPGSWIIDTPGIRSFGLAHVDPDRILRSFPDLSPGTDDCERGCKHTATAVNCGLDAWVAGGHAGPTGEARLASLRRLLGADPRMEAQEAKELGTIS; this comes from the coding sequence GTGCCGCGGAGGACTGACTCCTGGGACGAATCCGACGTCCGGATCCGGCCCAACAAGAAGGGCACCCGGCCGCGCACGAAGGACCGCCCCAGCCACGACGACGCCGTAACAGGCCGCATCATTACGGTCGACCGCGGACGCTACACCGCCGTCGTTGACGAAGACTCCGGCGATGAGCGGACAGTCATTGCCGCGCGGGCGCGGGAGCTGCGCCGGAACCCGGTGGTAGCCGGCGATTTCGTCTCCCTCGTCGGTGACGTGTCCGGGGACCCCAACACCCTGGCGCGGCTCGTCAAAATCCAGGACCGCACCACCCTCCTGCGCCGCAGTGCAGACGACACTGACCCCATTGAACGTGCCGTCGTGGCCAACGCCGACCAGCTGGTGGTGGTGGTGGCAGCAGCAAACCCCGAACCCCGCACAGGATTCATCGACCGCGCCCTCGTGGCAGCGTACGACGCCGGCATTGAGCCGATCCTGCTGGTCACCAAGGCGGACGTGAAGGATCCCGGCGAGTTCCTGGCCAACTACACGCACCTTGATTTCCCGGTCATCATCAGCCGGACCGCCGACCTGGAGGCGTCAGGCATCGACGCCCGCTCCGATGACGGGTTGTCGGCCCGGCTGGACAGTGACGCCGTTGCCGGGCTCAGGGCACACCTGGGCGGCAAGGTCACCGTAATGCTGGGGCACTCCGGCGTCGGTAAATCAACCATGGTGAACGCCCTGACCGGCGCTGAACGGGCCACCGGCGGCGTGAACGCGGTAACGGGACGGGGACGGCACACGTCGTCGTCGGCCCTTGCCCTGCGCCTGGCCGACGCCCCTCCCGGCAGCTGGATCATCGACACCCCAGGCATCCGGTCATTTGGCCTTGCCCATGTGGATCCGGACCGGATCCTGAGGTCGTTCCCGGATCTTTCGCCGGGCACTGATGATTGCGAACGCGGCTGCAAGCACACCGCCACTGCCGTCAACTGCGGGCTCGACGCCTGGGTGGCCGGCGGACACGCAGGACCCACCGGCGAAGCACGCCTGGCTTCGCTCCGCCGGCTCCTGGGCGCGGATCCCAGGATGGAAGCCCAGGAGGCCAAGGAGCTCGGCACCATCAGCTGA
- a CDS encoding sigma-70 family RNA polymerase sigma factor, whose product MDLVSDALPEYGSAGPRSLTVDLKAMSTLDPAVSAMYEASGAEAKGGNVAVPSDGGETRDVPTGDSGGNGLDVSTESVEERRLRFERDAMQYVDQLYSAAMRMARNPSDAEDLVQEAYTKAFSAFHQYKPGTNLKAWLYRILTNTYINLYRKRQREPLQSNSDTIEDWQLARAESHTSSGLRSAEAEALDHLPDSDVKRALQAIPEEFRLAVYFADVEGFAYKEISDIMNTPIGTVMSRLHRGRKMLRDMLAEYAAERGFKTGVESQAAANTKQQESRK is encoded by the coding sequence CTGGACCTGGTATCGGACGCGTTGCCGGAGTATGGCAGCGCCGGGCCGAGGAGCCTGACAGTAGACTTGAAGGCAATGAGTACCTTGGATCCGGCCGTTTCGGCCATGTATGAAGCGTCCGGCGCTGAAGCTAAGGGCGGAAACGTTGCAGTGCCGTCAGACGGCGGGGAAACCCGGGACGTACCCACCGGCGATTCGGGCGGCAACGGCCTGGACGTTTCCACCGAATCGGTGGAGGAACGCAGGCTCCGGTTTGAGCGTGACGCCATGCAGTACGTCGATCAGCTCTACTCTGCCGCAATGCGGATGGCCCGGAACCCGTCCGACGCCGAGGACCTGGTGCAGGAGGCTTACACCAAAGCGTTTTCGGCCTTCCACCAGTACAAGCCGGGAACAAACCTGAAAGCCTGGCTGTACCGGATTCTGACGAACACCTACATCAATCTGTACCGCAAGCGGCAGCGCGAACCCCTTCAGTCCAACTCGGACACCATCGAGGACTGGCAATTGGCGCGGGCCGAATCGCATACCTCAAGCGGACTCCGTTCCGCCGAGGCAGAGGCGTTGGACCACCTTCCGGACTCTGACGTCAAACGCGCCCTTCAGGCCATTCCCGAGGAGTTCCGGCTTGCCGTGTACTTCGCGGATGTGGAGGGGTTCGCGTACAAGGAAATTTCCGACATCATGAACACCCCCATCGGAACGGTGATGTCCCGGCTGCACCGCGGCCGGAAGATGTTGCGGGACATGCTCGCGGAGTACGCCGCAGAGCGCGGATTCAAGACGGGCGTGGAATCGCAGGCCGCGGCCAACACCAAACAACAGGAGAGCAGGAAATGA
- the hisN gene encoding histidinol-phosphatase codes for MIQPASTYNDDLRLAHVLADSVDDQTMSRFKAQDLHVETKPDLTPVTDADKAAEEAIRGQLSRSRPRDAVLGEEFGSTGHGSRRWIIDPIDGTKNFVRGVPVWATLIALVDEGEPVVGVVSAPALGKRWWAAKGMGAYMGRSLASATRLRVSDVSTLSDASLSYSSLGGWKERGNLDDFLGLTEDVWRTRAYGDFWSYCMVAEGSVDIACEPELNLYDMAALVPIVVEAGGRFTSLEGEDGPFGGNALATNSILHTEVLHRLNPGLDDLL; via the coding sequence ATGATCCAACCCGCTTCGACCTATAACGACGACCTGCGGCTGGCCCATGTCCTGGCCGATTCCGTGGATGACCAGACCATGAGCCGCTTCAAGGCGCAGGACCTCCACGTGGAGACCAAGCCAGACCTGACGCCTGTCACCGATGCGGACAAGGCCGCCGAGGAAGCCATCCGCGGCCAGCTCTCACGCTCCCGGCCACGCGACGCCGTGCTGGGTGAAGAGTTCGGCAGCACCGGCCACGGCTCCCGGCGGTGGATCATCGATCCCATCGACGGCACCAAGAACTTCGTCCGCGGTGTTCCCGTCTGGGCCACGCTCATCGCCCTGGTTGATGAGGGCGAGCCGGTAGTGGGCGTCGTCAGCGCACCCGCCCTGGGAAAGCGGTGGTGGGCCGCCAAAGGCATGGGGGCCTACATGGGCCGTTCCCTTGCGTCGGCCACCCGGCTCCGGGTCTCGGACGTTTCTACCCTGTCCGACGCTTCGCTGTCCTATTCCAGCCTGGGTGGCTGGAAGGAACGCGGCAACCTTGACGACTTCCTGGGCCTGACTGAGGACGTCTGGCGCACGCGCGCCTACGGCGATTTCTGGTCCTACTGCATGGTGGCCGAAGGGTCCGTGGACATCGCCTGCGAGCCCGAACTGAACCTCTATGACATGGCCGCCCTCGTGCCCATCGTGGTGGAGGCCGGCGGCCGTTTCACCTCCCTCGAAGGCGAGGACGGCCCATTCGGCGGGAACGCCCTGGCCACCAATTCCATCCTGCACACCGAAGTGCTGCACCGGCTGAACCCCGGCCTGGACGACCTGCTGTAG
- the aroA gene encoding 3-phosphoshikimate 1-carboxyvinyltransferase, whose amino-acid sequence MIAAAAARNDSGTTVPHWPAPYADRPVDATVTVPGSKSLTNRYLVLAALADGPSRLRAPLHSRDSVLMIEALRQLGATITEVPGDGAFGPDLEVVPMRHREPEGQGNAAGTAVRIDCGLAGTVMRFVPPLAALRSGASTFDGDPHARKRPMGTIIEALKALGVNVSAEDGSTPASLPFVVEGTGAVRGGHLVIDASASSQFVSALLLVGARFTEGLHLEHVGKPVPSLDHINMTVAVLRGAGVQVDDSVPNHWVVAPGPIRAFDQQIEQDLSNAGPFLAAALASAGTVRIPGWPEQTQQVGDLWRSILARMGAEVTLLDGVLTVRGGSEIKGADFADTSELAPTVAALCALATGPSRLSGIAHLRGHETDRLAALVTEINRLGGDAEETSDGLVIRPAKLHAGVVHSYADHRMATAGAILGLAVEGVQVEDIATTAKTMPDFPRLWTGMLEQRGTASLGSEAGAGGSAGAAED is encoded by the coding sequence ATGATCGCTGCAGCCGCTGCCCGGAATGACTCCGGAACGACTGTCCCCCACTGGCCGGCACCCTACGCAGACCGTCCCGTAGACGCCACCGTCACGGTGCCCGGCTCAAAGTCCCTGACCAACAGGTACCTGGTCCTGGCAGCCCTGGCTGACGGGCCATCGCGGTTGCGGGCGCCCCTGCATTCCAGGGACTCCGTCCTGATGATCGAGGCGCTGCGCCAGTTGGGCGCCACGATCACCGAGGTTCCCGGCGACGGCGCGTTCGGCCCCGACCTTGAGGTGGTTCCGATGCGGCACCGGGAACCTGAGGGGCAGGGGAACGCAGCGGGCACCGCGGTGCGCATCGACTGCGGCCTTGCCGGCACCGTCATGCGCTTCGTTCCACCACTCGCGGCGCTGCGCAGCGGTGCCAGCACGTTCGACGGCGACCCGCACGCGCGGAAGCGCCCCATGGGGACTATCATCGAGGCCCTTAAAGCCCTCGGCGTGAATGTCTCGGCCGAAGATGGCAGCACCCCCGCGTCGCTGCCGTTTGTCGTCGAAGGAACCGGAGCAGTCCGCGGCGGGCACCTGGTTATCGACGCCAGTGCGTCCTCGCAGTTCGTCTCCGCGCTCCTGCTGGTCGGTGCACGGTTCACCGAAGGCCTGCACCTGGAGCACGTGGGCAAGCCTGTGCCCAGCCTCGACCACATCAACATGACGGTGGCTGTACTCCGCGGCGCCGGTGTGCAGGTGGACGATTCCGTTCCCAACCACTGGGTTGTTGCTCCGGGGCCCATCCGTGCCTTTGACCAGCAGATCGAGCAGGACCTTTCCAATGCAGGTCCGTTCCTGGCCGCCGCCCTCGCATCCGCTGGAACCGTCAGGATCCCGGGCTGGCCGGAGCAGACGCAGCAGGTAGGCGACCTGTGGCGCAGCATCCTGGCCCGCATGGGCGCAGAAGTGACACTGCTGGACGGGGTGTTGACGGTCCGGGGCGGGTCCGAAATCAAGGGGGCGGATTTCGCCGACACCAGCGAACTGGCACCCACAGTGGCCGCGCTCTGTGCCCTGGCCACCGGCCCCTCCCGCCTGAGCGGCATCGCCCATCTCCGGGGGCATGAAACGGACAGGCTCGCCGCACTGGTCACCGAGATCAACCGCCTGGGCGGCGACGCGGAGGAAACCAGTGACGGCCTGGTCATCCGCCCGGCGAAGCTGCATGCCGGCGTCGTCCACAGCTATGCCGACCACCGCATGGCCACAGCCGGGGCAATCCTCGGCCTCGCGGTCGAGGGTGTCCAGGTGGAGGACATCGCGACGACGGCCAAAACCATGCCGGACTTCCCGCGGCTGTGGACGGGCATGCTCGAACAACGGGGAACGGCCTCACTGGGCTCCGAAGCTGGAGCGGGAGGTTCCGCCGGTGCCGCGGAGGACTGA
- a CDS encoding S1C family serine protease: protein MERAREEASGRYDDDALDSYSRTVMRVAAAVTPHVAAIEMSATRRNGRMRVGAGSAVLFTEDGYLVTNSHVVTGTSNGHAVFADGSRMELELVGADPLSDLAVVHGRRPRVRPAELGDAESLRVGQLVVAVGNPLGLAGSVTAGVVSGLGRAIPVWADGNRRVIEDVIQTDAALNPGNSGGALADTHSRIVGINTAVAGAGLGLAIPINSTTRRIISALLSDGRVRRAYLGLVSTPVRLNPRAVIRSGQRDGLRIVEVLPGSPADRAGLAAGDIVMTAGGRAVSNAESLQRLLFSDAIGEPLDLEVLRDGAELRLVAVPDEMTSNPK from the coding sequence ATGGAGCGCGCACGGGAAGAGGCTTCGGGCAGGTACGACGACGACGCCTTGGATTCGTATTCACGCACAGTCATGCGGGTGGCAGCGGCGGTCACGCCGCATGTTGCCGCCATCGAAATGTCCGCCACCCGCCGCAACGGCCGGATGCGCGTTGGAGCCGGTTCAGCGGTGCTTTTCACGGAGGACGGCTACCTCGTCACGAACTCCCATGTGGTGACGGGAACAAGTAATGGGCACGCTGTCTTTGCCGATGGGAGCAGGATGGAGTTGGAATTGGTGGGCGCTGACCCGCTGTCCGACCTTGCAGTGGTCCATGGCCGGCGCCCCAGGGTCCGGCCCGCCGAGCTGGGAGATGCCGAGTCGCTCCGCGTCGGGCAACTCGTCGTCGCCGTCGGAAACCCCCTGGGACTTGCAGGATCCGTAACAGCAGGAGTGGTCAGCGGCCTGGGCCGCGCCATACCGGTCTGGGCGGACGGCAACCGGAGGGTGATCGAGGACGTCATCCAGACCGACGCTGCGTTGAACCCGGGGAACTCAGGCGGCGCCCTGGCCGATACGCACAGCAGGATCGTGGGCATTAACACCGCCGTGGCCGGGGCAGGGCTGGGCCTGGCTATCCCCATCAACTCCACCACCCGGCGCATCATTTCCGCCCTGCTATCGGACGGCCGGGTGCGGCGGGCCTACCTGGGACTCGTCAGTACCCCGGTCCGGCTCAATCCCAGGGCTGTCATCCGGAGCGGCCAGCGGGACGGCCTCCGCATCGTTGAGGTGCTGCCCGGCTCTCCGGCAGACCGGGCCGGCCTGGCTGCAGGGGACATCGTCATGACCGCCGGCGGGAGGGCAGTCAGCAACGCCGAAAGCCTGCAGCGGCTGCTGTTCTCCGATGCCATCGGTGAGCCGCTGGACCTGGAGGTGCTCCGTGACGGGGCGGAACTCCGCCTGGTGGCGGTCCCTGACGAAATGACCAGCAACCCCAAGTGA
- a CDS encoding fluoride efflux transporter FluC has translation MISAVLVGIFGISGALLRFATDSWFAHHSSRRTVRLGLSKDPLHWPWATLVVNVAGSFIIGISYGLTTQLGLGHEWSIGLATGFAGGLTTFSSWTTATVRLLGEARFGAAAMNLAMNLVLGLGAAAAGIALVS, from the coding sequence GTGATCAGCGCCGTGTTGGTGGGAATTTTCGGTATCTCGGGTGCGCTCCTGAGGTTCGCCACGGACAGCTGGTTCGCCCACCACAGCTCCCGGCGCACCGTCCGGCTGGGACTGTCGAAGGACCCGCTCCACTGGCCCTGGGCAACACTGGTGGTCAACGTGGCAGGCTCCTTCATCATCGGGATCTCGTACGGCCTCACCACGCAGCTGGGGCTGGGGCACGAGTGGAGCATTGGCCTGGCGACGGGCTTTGCAGGCGGCCTGACAACCTTCAGTTCCTGGACCACTGCCACGGTGCGCCTGCTCGGAGAGGCAAGGTTCGGAGCCGCAGCCATGAACCTCGCAATGAACCTCGTACTGGGCCTTGGCGCCGCCGCCGCCGGGATCGCCTTGGTGTCCTGA
- the rsrA gene encoding mycothiol system anti-sigma-R factor, translating to MSDCQGLGDCDDARMQRIYEYLDGALTREDITEIKNHLDECPECTEQYDLECVIRNMVKRSCTEAAPDNLKNAILDRIHAIRPVDA from the coding sequence ATGAGCGACTGCCAGGGATTGGGCGATTGCGACGACGCCCGGATGCAACGCATCTATGAGTACCTCGATGGTGCGCTGACCCGTGAGGACATCACGGAGATCAAGAACCACCTCGACGAGTGCCCGGAATGCACGGAGCAGTATGACCTCGAGTGCGTCATCCGGAACATGGTGAAGCGCTCCTGCACCGAAGCGGCCCCGGACAACCTCAAGAACGCCATCCTGGACCGCATCCACGCCATCAGGCCCGTGGACGCCTAG
- a CDS encoding fluoride efflux transporter FluC, which yields MRESWIPSGRAWLAVAAGGLVGSELRYGLGLAFPDPAGSVPWTTLWINVVGSFVLAALTTSWMARPHTAFWLRAGLGPGLLGSFTTFSAVVFAVDQLARDGQHMVWIAYLGLSLLLGLLSAALGWRLGKLTGRLSTPDGSGSRQ from the coding sequence ATGAGGGAGTCGTGGATTCCGTCGGGCCGTGCCTGGCTGGCGGTAGCCGCCGGCGGCCTCGTTGGTTCTGAACTCCGGTACGGGCTGGGCCTGGCCTTCCCCGACCCCGCAGGGTCGGTGCCCTGGACAACGCTCTGGATCAACGTCGTCGGCAGTTTCGTCCTGGCCGCCCTGACCACCTCCTGGATGGCGCGGCCGCACACCGCGTTCTGGCTCCGTGCCGGGCTGGGGCCTGGGCTGCTTGGCTCCTTCACAACGTTTTCGGCGGTGGTGTTTGCCGTGGACCAGCTGGCGCGCGACGGGCAGCACATGGTGTGGATCGCCTACCTGGGGCTCTCCCTGCTGCTGGGCCTGCTCTCAGCCGCCCTGGGCTGGCGCCTCGGTAAGCTCACCGGGCGATTGTCCACCCCGGACGGCTCCGGGAGCCGGCAGTGA